The Ranitomeya imitator isolate aRanImi1 chromosome 6, aRanImi1.pri, whole genome shotgun sequence genome window below encodes:
- the IRX2 gene encoding iroquois-class homeodomain protein IRX-2 encodes MSYPQGYLYQPPGSLALYSCPAYGASALATPRSDELARSSSGSAFSPYPGSAAFSAQAAATGFSSPLQYSSDPAGFPSYMASPYDAHTTGMTGAISYHPYGSPAYPYQLNDPAYRKNATRDATATLKAWLQEHRKNPYPTKGEKIMLAIITKMTLTQVSTWFANARRRLKKENKMTWAPRNKSEDEDEDDGDGDRGKEEHGDKIQDSNETSAEDEGISLHVDSLTDHSCSAESDGDKLPCRPGEHLCESSTESKDKYEDEDDDEDIDEEDRVLPVKPVTSSPLTGIEASVINHQHEGSPRNSNKSTLDNRISSSSQTQASKPKLWSLAEIATSDNKHQNVGQSCQPSAVSATSSATSHNSAYPSSSILGRHIYYTSPFYSNYTNYGNFNALQSQGILRYNSTTVTSNDGLSQTLLNSNSLHKHTSDSIKTPSSQLDQHYRSTNYESKKDPTEVCTVGVQPYI; translated from the exons ATGTCCTATCCTCAGGGTTACCTCTACCAGCCCCCCGGCTCCCTGGCACTGTACTCCTGCCCGGCGTATGGGGCCTCGGCACTGGCCACCCCCAGGAGTGACGAGCTGGCCCGCTCCTCGTCGGGCTCTGCCTTCAGCCCTTACCCTGGATCTGCCGCCTTCAGTGCCCAAGCAGCAGCCACCGGCTTCAGCAGCCCCCTGCAGTACTCCAGCGACCCCGCCGGCTTCCCCTCCTACATG GCTTCTCCTTATGATGCACACACGACTGGCATGACAGGAGCCATCAGCTACCATCCATATGGCAGCCCAGCTTATCCTTACCAATTAAATGACCCAGCTTACAGGAAAAATGCTACACGGGATGCCACGGCCACCTTAAAGGCCTGGTTACAGGAGCACAGAAAGAACCCTTACCCCACCAAGGGTGAGAAGATCATGCTGGCAATCATCACCAAGATGACCCTCACCCAGGTGTCCACGTGGTTTGCCAATGCAAGGAGGAGGCTAAAGAAGGAGAATAAGATGACCTGGGCACCTAGGAACAAAAGTGAAGATGAAGACGAAGATGATGGAGATGGAGATAGGGGTAAAGAAGAACATGGTGATAAGATTCAGGACAGCAATGAGACCTCTGCGGAGGATGAAG GAATAAGTCTGCACGTCGATTCCCTGACAGATCATTCCTGTTCTGCTGAATCAGACGGGGATAAGTTGCCTTGCAGACCTGGGGAGCACCTTTGTGAATCAAGCACTGAGTCCAAGGACAAATATGAGGATGAAGACGATGATGAAGACATTGATGAGGAGGACAGAGTTCTTCCTGTGAAGCCTGTGACCTCGTCACCCTTGACTGGCATAGAGGCCTCTGTAATCAATCATCAGCATGAAGGGAGCCCCAGAAATTCCAACAAATCTACCCTGGACAATAGGATATCCTCAAGTTCTCAGACACAGGCCAGCAAACCCAAGTTATGGTCCTTGGCAGAGATAGCCACCTCAGATAATAAACACCAAAATGTGGGCCAGAGCTGCCAGCCCTCTGCTGTGTCTGCCACCTCTTCAGCTACATCTCACAACTCTGCCTACCCTTCCTCTTCCATCCTGGGGAGACATATATATTACACGTCACCTTTTTATAGCAATTACACGAACTATGGGAATTTCAATGCTCTCCAAAGCCAAGGAATCCTTAGATACAACTCAACGACGGTGACTTCTAATGATGGACTAAGTCAAACGTTATTAAATAGTAACTCTCTGCACAAACATACCAGTGACTCTATAAAAACACCCAGCAGTCAGCTCGATCAGCACTACAGGTCAACCAACTACGAGTCCAAAAAAG ATCCCACAGAAGTGTGCACAGTAGGAGTACAACCATACATATAG